In Candidatus Methylomirabilota bacterium, one genomic interval encodes:
- a CDS encoding CYTH domain-containing protein — MPEREAKLVITAEPPEAIADAIAALTSLAGQSLAAAGTVVQRDTYFDTLEGALRVRRQSLRLRVTGEATKLTLKGEARDVGSGVTERDELEREWSAAAFEEARAALARQGIALAAAPATGDPSSVLAAAGLARVQERETRRRLRHAGAGAPIAELAIDEVTYRLASGPVRHHEVELEAKAAAGVDYLPRAVEALRAQFGGALVSSRHSKLAIGAGLARLLAAPGGAGLMAGGRLTSAGYARLDALLSAEPVPPDAG, encoded by the coding sequence GTGCCGGAGCGCGAGGCCAAGCTCGTCATCACGGCCGAGCCGCCGGAGGCAATCGCCGACGCCATCGCCGCCTTGACCAGCCTGGCCGGGCAGTCCCTCGCCGCCGCCGGCACCGTGGTGCAGCGCGACACCTACTTCGACACCCTGGAGGGGGCGCTCCGCGTGCGGCGGCAGTCCCTACGGCTGCGTGTGACCGGCGAGGCCACCAAGCTCACCTTGAAGGGCGAGGCCCGCGACGTTGGTTCCGGCGTCACGGAGCGCGACGAGCTCGAGCGCGAGTGGTCGGCCGCCGCGTTCGAGGAGGCGCGCGCGGCCCTCGCGCGTCAAGGCATCGCGCTGGCCGCCGCGCCCGCGACGGGCGACCCATCATCCGTGCTCGCGGCGGCGGGACTGGCGCGCGTGCAGGAGCGCGAGACGCGCCGCCGGCTCCGCCACGCGGGTGCGGGCGCGCCGATCGCGGAGCTAGCCATCGACGAGGTGACGTACCGGCTTGCGTCCGGGCCGGTACGCCACCACGAGGTGGAGCTCGAGGCCAAGGCCGCCGCGGGCGTGGACTACCTGCCGCGCGCGGTGGAGGCTCTGCGGGCGCAGTTCGGCGGCGCGCTCGTCTCGTCGCGCCACAGCAAGCTCGCCATCGGCGCCGGCCTGGCGCGCCTGCTCGCCGCGCCCGGCGGCGCGGGGCTGATGGCGGGCGGCCGACTCACCTCCGCCGGCTACGCGCGGCTCGACGCGCTGCTCAGCGCCGAGCCCGTGCCGCCGGACGCCGGCTAG